The Bryobacteraceae bacterium genome includes a window with the following:
- a CDS encoding rhomboid family intramembrane serine protease: protein MFRVTPGVRWLLIANAVCFVVYFLAARTELGSLLSHLALSPRAVLTQFSLWQLVTYMFLHSPLGFGHILMNMLALWMFGGPLEDTWGTRRFLHFYFFCGIGAGVCVVVMNTLAGSMDTRTIGASGAVYGILIAFGILFPRAIIYLFLMFPIEARWFVLILGAIVFLSAIGDAGGGVSHFAHLGGLLFGYLWLRFYGKARPVRARSGPGLIATIENRYREWKIRRAKKRFQVYLKKHGATRSDDWDQPVH from the coding sequence ATGTTCCGGGTCACGCCCGGGGTGCGCTGGCTGCTGATCGCCAACGCGGTCTGCTTCGTCGTCTACTTTCTGGCGGCGCGCACCGAGCTGGGCTCTCTGCTGTCGCATCTGGCGCTGTCGCCGCGCGCCGTGCTGACGCAGTTTTCGCTGTGGCAGCTGGTGACCTACATGTTCCTCCACAGCCCTCTGGGTTTCGGCCACATCCTGATGAACATGCTGGCGTTGTGGATGTTCGGCGGACCGCTGGAAGACACCTGGGGCACGCGGCGGTTCCTGCACTTTTATTTCTTCTGCGGCATCGGCGCCGGCGTCTGCGTGGTCGTGATGAACACGCTCGCCGGGTCGATGGACACGCGCACGATCGGCGCGTCCGGCGCGGTGTACGGCATCCTGATCGCATTCGGCATCCTGTTCCCGCGGGCCATCATTTACCTGTTCCTGATGTTTCCGATCGAGGCGCGCTGGTTCGTGCTCATTCTGGGCGCGATCGTGTTCCTCAGCGCGATTGGCGACGCGGGCGGCGGAGTCAGCCATTTCGCCCACCTGGGCGGGCTGCTGTTCGGCTATTTGTGGCTCCGTTTCTACGGAAAGGCGCGTCCGGTCCGTGCGCGGAGCGGACCCGGTCTGATCGCCACGATCGAGAACCGGTACCGCGAATGGAAAATCCGGCGGGCGAAGAAGCGGTTTCAGGTGTATCTGAAGAAGCACGGCGCCACGCGCAGCGACGACTGGGATCAGCCGGTGCACTGA
- a CDS encoding UPF0098 protein, with protein sequence MAFRIRSLAFDEGGWIPARHTGEGEDLSPALEWQDIPPGTRSLALVVDDPDAPGGVWTHWILWDIPLTETGLAEGFVPGRLGISGVNDFGKEGYNGPMPPRGHGPHRYFFRLYALDTRHLMVSSGVKRHEFDKALRGHIIDETATMGRYERK encoded by the coding sequence ATGGCTTTCCGGATTCGCTCGCTCGCCTTCGACGAAGGCGGATGGATCCCCGCCCGCCACACGGGAGAAGGAGAAGATCTCAGCCCTGCTCTGGAGTGGCAGGATATTCCGCCGGGCACGCGCAGCCTTGCGCTGGTCGTGGACGACCCCGATGCGCCGGGAGGAGTCTGGACGCACTGGATCCTGTGGGACATTCCGCTCACCGAGACGGGACTGGCGGAAGGATTCGTGCCAGGGCGGCTCGGCATCAGCGGCGTCAACGATTTCGGCAAAGAGGGCTACAACGGCCCCATGCCGCCGCGCGGCCACGGCCCGCACCGCTATTTCTTCCGGCTCTACGCGCTCGACACCCGCCACCTGATGGTGTCCAGCGGCGTCAAGCGCCACGAATTCGACAAGGCCCTGCGCGGCCACATCATCGACGAAACGGCCACCATGGGCCGCTACGAGCGCAAGTAA
- a CDS encoding UPF0173 metal-dependent hydrolase encodes MTGITWLGHGTFELVLDNGQTVVIDPWVNGNPSYPAGRDFTRIDTMLITHGHFDHVNDAVALAQRFKPQVISNFEICTWLESKGVENTSAMNKGGTQQAGALRVTMTDAKHSSGILDDGKFVYGGEPAGYVLHFPDGRRAYFAGDTAVFGDMALIAELYQPELAFLPIGDHFTMGPQQASLAARLVKARTVIPMHFGTFPILAGRPAELAELLQGSEIRVWELEIGKTVEW; translated from the coding sequence ATGACCGGCATCACCTGGCTTGGACACGGCACATTCGAACTGGTTCTCGACAACGGCCAGACGGTCGTCATCGACCCCTGGGTCAACGGCAATCCTTCCTACCCCGCCGGACGCGATTTCACGCGCATCGACACGATGCTGATCACGCACGGCCACTTCGATCACGTCAACGACGCCGTTGCGCTGGCGCAGCGGTTCAAGCCGCAGGTGATCTCGAATTTCGAGATCTGCACCTGGCTCGAGTCGAAGGGCGTGGAGAACACGTCGGCGATGAACAAGGGCGGTACGCAGCAGGCGGGCGCCTTGCGCGTGACGATGACCGACGCGAAGCACTCTTCGGGAATTCTCGACGACGGAAAATTCGTCTATGGCGGCGAACCTGCCGGCTATGTGCTGCACTTTCCCGACGGACGCCGGGCGTATTTCGCGGGCGACACCGCCGTGTTTGGCGACATGGCGCTGATCGCCGAACTGTACCAGCCGGAGCTCGCGTTTCTTCCGATCGGCGATCATTTCACGATGGGTCCGCAGCAGGCGTCGCTGGCAGCCCGCCTGGTGAAGGCGCGTACGGTGATTCCCATGCACTTCGGCACGTTCCCGATTCTGGCGGGGCGGCCTGCAGAGCTGGCCGAGCTTCTCCAGGGCTCCGAAATCCGCGTCTGGGAGCTGGAAATCGGCAAGACTGTCGAGTGGTGA